In Spirosoma pollinicola, the genomic window CAGAAATCGGTCTGGTTCTGCTTCGACACAAAAGCGGCAATCAGTTCGCGCTCCGCACTGGTCAGGGTGCTATCGGGCGAACCGGCACGCAGGAGTGCCTGAGCCAGTGCATACAAATGCTGACCCGTATCGGGCCGATACATGACAAGGCTCCGAATACCCGGAACGCCGTCTGGAAGTGGAATATGGGGCATAATCAATGTAGAATTTAAAATGAGGGAATGATTGAATGCTATCGGTTCGTTTACTTCCTTATCCAGATAGCACCGAAGGCGATGAGGAAGGCGGCAGAGAATACGACAAGTGCATTGCCAATTCCGCCCAATGTACTAGTTAAGCTGCCGACAAACAGCACCGCCGTGGCCGTAAACAGCCGCCCAATGTTGAAACAGAAACCCGTAGCCGTAGCCCGTATCGAGGGCGAAAACAAGGTTGGCACGTAACTCGACAGCGAACCCTGACTAATCCCGAAGAATAACGACAGCAGGGCCACTTCGCCATACACTACAGGCGAGAATACATGATTAGTGAGAAAGAGCAATCCACAGGCCAGTATACAACCCAGAAAAGTCAGGAGCAATGTAGGTCGTGGTCCTAATCGGGCCACCAGAAAACCCGACGCAACACCGCCCAGAATACCCCCCATTCCCAGCAGCATCATGGTAATGCCACGTTCGGTCTGGCCGGTTTGGCCCGCTGGCAACAGCGATTGTACCCAGGTAGGTATCCAGGAAAAAATCCCCCAGAGACCAATTAAGACCGAACCAAAAATAATGGCCCCGCTGATCAGATTGGGCTTATTTTCGACACTAAACAGATTGGGTTTGCTTGTCGACAGTTCGCTTCGTCCCTGTTGCCAGAGAATTGACTCGGGCAGGAATATCCAGACCAGAAACGCCACCGTGAGCGGCAGGATTCCGATGCAAAAAGCCAGTCGCCAATCGCTGAACCCACTCATCAGGCCACCCGTTGCCACAATACCCACCGGAAACGCCGTTGCCAGCACACCCAACGCAATCGGACGCGAATTCACAGGCCAAACCTCCGACAAATAGACGGTTGAGATCAACAAAATACCGCCTACACCGGCACCCGTTAAGGCCCGAAGTAGAAACAATACATATTCGTTCGGCACAAAAACCGTTGCCAGCATTGCGCCCCCGCATAATCCCGTCGCCAGCGCTAACGCCCGAACGCGCCCCAGCCGGTCGGCCAATGGACCAAAGAGTAGGCCGCCCGTCATCCAGCCATAGAGAAAAGCCGCGCTGACCCAGGCACCCACTTCTCCTATTTCCTCAGCCGATGTGGACCCGTCAAGGAGTTGAGGCAGCGCTACCGGCAAATAGGTGGCCATAAGTGTACTGGCCGTCCCCCCGAACAGGTAGGCTACCAGGCAAAGAGCGAAACCAACCCAAGGCAATTTTACAGATTTTACCTGATTTACAGGAAGTTGTATGGTGTTCATAACTTAATTTTTAGCGATGCATATAGACTGAAACCTACCGCAACATACCCTGATCGAACGTCAGCGACAGGTAATACAAACCACCCACGGCCGGTGAACCGTAGGCCTGCACAACGTACTGATTGGTCAGGTTCGACGCGCCTATTTTGAGTAACGCCTTGTAGCTCGGCAGTTTGAGCGTGACCTGTGCGTCGATCAGGTTATAGGCCTGAATACGACCGGGACGCAGGTCGTTGAACGAGCCCACCCAGTCGAATGCATCCTGCCAGTGCCAGGCCACATTGAAACCAACATTGGGCATGATAGTCCGATGTCCAATCGTCACATTGGTTTTATACCGGGGTGTATTGAAAGCCGGAATGTTGTTTGGGTCCGCATTTTGCAGGTTAAAGGCCGACCAGGTACCATTGCCCGTCAGGGTATAGCCACTGGCGGTAACGTAGTTCAGGCCAAGCGTGGCTCCCTGCGCCGTTACGCGGTCGGGCGCATTGGTATATAGCTGAAATGCCTGATAGGCCGAATTCAGAATATCCTGTGCGGCAGCGGGATTAATGCTGCCATCAGCCGCCAGCACGGGACTATTGGGTCGAATGACAACGGTGTTCAGGATGAAATTTCGATACGCCCCAAAGTAGTAATTTGCATCGAGTGAGAAGCGGCTCGATAGCAACGCCCGATAGCCAACTTCGAAGCTTTGCACCCGCTCGGGAGCGATGTACGGCACATTCGACTTACTCAGGTTATTTTTGTTGTTCAGCACCGCCTGTTGCGGACCAACACTGTTGACCTCGCCCAGAAAGCCGTTCACAAAGCCGCCGATACTGGTTGAGTTAAATGAGTTTTCGTACACATTCATCCCGGCGCTGTTGCTCGGTGCACCGCCCAGAATCGTGATGGGGCCAACATTGAGTTTGATAAACTGATCGCTGGGAGTTGGATTTCGATAGCCCGTCTGGAACGAAGCCCGAAAATGATGCCGGTCGCCGGGCGAAAACACCGCCGAGGCCCGGGGCGTAAAATACCCCGCGAAGTTCTGATTTTTGTCGTAGCGACCTGATACGGTTAATTTCAGCTTATCAGCCAGCATCGACCTGCTCAATTGAGCAAACGCACCAACCTCGCTGTACAAAATCCGACCGCCTTTATCGTCAAATAAGGTTCCGTTCGTGAACAGGCTGAACTGCCGAAAATTACCCCCAACCAGCAAATCCGTACCCGATAAACCTGCCGATTTCAACGCCGGAGTGAAGTTGTACTGCGCATCGGCATGGTACATATTCGTCTGGCTCAGAATACCCGCACCGGCCAGTCCCTGAATGCCAATGAGCCGCGCCTTTTGCTGTTCATAGTCGGCGGAGCCAGGCAACAAACGACCCTGATCGGCAAATGAGCGGGCACTTGTGTTATCGCTGCCCGTTACGCCCTGAATTTTCCCCTGATAGGCGGCTGTGTACCGGTCGAACCAGGTTTGATCGGCTACATTCGGGGCCACCACGTTTCCGTTGAGATCGCGCACCCATGTCCGGGCAATTTGCTGTCCCAGCGAACGCGTGTTATACGAATCGTGCGAATCCTCCTGATTGGTGTAGCCGCGCACCATAAAGTTGGCTCCCCGCAATTCGACCCGGTGCTGAAGCAGCGAAAAGCCGTTTACCGAAAATCGGTTACTGCCCGTATAATTAGCGGTTCCCTTCGCGTAGTTGAACGAATAAATGGCCTCCAGTTTTGGGGTAATCCGGTAATGAACCGCCCCGTTCAGTTTCAGGCTATAGACGTTGTAATCAGTCAGGTCTTTTTCGAGATACCCCGTCCGGGCTACTTTGCCAATGCCCGTGATGGTACGATTTACCTCATCGCCATACACATTCAGACCATTGTAAGCCGGGTTGCCGAGTCCCCGCTTTTCGGGCGATGTAGTAGCGTCCACATCGGTATAATCGGTAGCAAACCAGTCGAGGCCCTTCATATACGACCCCACCAGCTTTATTGCCAGCCGGTTACTAAACACTTTGGCATAGCGCAGGCCGTAGTCCTGATAAACTGCCGCCCCCGTATTGGGGTCATTAATATGGTTGACGCCAACTTTCGTCTGCACGCTCAACCCCTGATAGGTAAACGGATTTTTGCTGGTCATCAGTAGTGCCCCATTGAAGGCCGCCGGACCGTATAAAGCCGAAGCCGCGCCCGGCACCAGCTCAACGCTCTCGGCATCCAGATCGCTCAGGCCAAACATATTACCGACCGAAAAGCCAAAGCCGGCCGGTTGATTATCGACCCCGTCGATGAGTTGCAGGAACCGGCTATTTCCAGTGCTGGCAAAACCCCGCGTGTTAATCTGTTTGTACGTCAGGCCACTCGTGACCATATCAACCCCTTTCAGGTTATTGATGCCTTCGTAAAACGTAGCCGACGGTGTCTCCCGGATGGCACGTGCGTCCATTTTCTCGACGGTTACGGGAGCCAGCAATAAACTCTCCTCCACCCGCGATGCCGCCACAACCACGTCCTGCAACGCATTGGTAGCCACTTGAAGTACCACCGTAACAGGCTGGTTTCCTTCAGCTACGGTAACTGTCCGGCTTTGATAGCCAACCATCGAAATCTTCAGTGCTAAAGGGCCACGTTGATTGGTCGTCAACGAAAACTGACCGGCGGCATCCGCGACGGTGCCTGTTTGCTGGCCTTTGACAACCACGCTGGCCCCCGCCATTGGCTGGCTGTTATCGGCATCGCGTATGGTTCCCGACACCCGTCGCGACTGCGCCCAGGCGGTCGACGTAGCTAGATATAGCAGGGTCAGCAAGGCAATAAGTACGCTTGTTTTCATGTCTATTTGAGTAAAAAAAGCAAATGAGGGGGTATGCCGGCCAAAAACAGGTAGTTTCCGGTCGGTTGACTAAAATCCAGTAAATGAGTGAATCGGTTTGTTTTTAGGTTCGCCGTTCGGCTATATGTACCGCAAGACTTGAGAGCAATTACCCTGTCAACCAGTTAATGTTTTTGTGTAGGATATCCACCCGGTGGCCGAACATAGCCCCGCCCGGTAATCCGCTCGCCAAGCATTTCGTAGTATGCCGGATCGGCCGGGGCTACCGTTGCCAGCCCATCCACATACTTGTTGTACAACGAGAACAGCGCGGTTATCAGCACGGTATCGTGAATCTCGCGGTCGGTGGCACCGGCTTCGCGGGCGCGGGCAACGGCTTCGGTCGTCACGGCTTTCCCGCTCGTTTGGGCAAGAGCTGAAATCTGAAGCAATGCCTTCATTTTTTCGCTGACGGGAGCCGTTTCGATATCCTGTTTCACAGCACGGGCTGTTTCGTCGTCGCCCAGCAACAGATCAGCGGCCTTGGTATGAGCCGCTTCGCAGAAGTTCGTGCAGTTGCGCGACGACACCAGCGCGGCAATCAGTTCGCGCTCCCCCTGCGACAACGTTGATTCGCCCCGCAGCAGAATCTGCGTCAACTCGCGAATGGGCTGAGCCGTATCTAAACGATATTCGAGCAGTCCCGTAATACCGGGAAGTTGCTCAGGCAGTGGTATGTGTGGCATGTGTTGAGCTATTGAATTTTTTCTACAACCCCGACCCATCCGCTTTACCCCGTGCTGCGGCGTAGGAACCAATATTTTTACCACAGGTCAAGCCCACTGAGCAGTCAAAACGGTAGTGGATCAGGCCGTAAATCCGTGAGTTCGACGCTTCCTGTGCCTGTGCCCAGAATTCGTCTGTCCGTTCGGGGAAGATGCTGCCTAACACAACAGCCGCAGCCGCCGAGAAGGTCGAGTGCCCCGAGGTGTAGGAAGGGAAGTTAGGCAGGCCAACCGAGGTTTTCATGCCAAACTGCTGCGGACGAGGGTAGTAGTAATACGACTTCGTATCCCAGCAGCAAATGCCCGCATCCATTAGTGCCGTGCCAACTAAGGCCAACGTCCGGGCCATACGAACTTCGCTGTATTTGGCATCATTGGCCGCGTTGGCAGCCGCCCTCATCCAGTGGCCGGGGGGCGTGTAGCTGCCAGCACCATCCGACCAGTAGTTGGCAATTCGGGCCTGCTCGCGGGTCTGGCTTTTATTGATCGTTTTCAACTCGTCCATCGCTGTCGCAAACTCGGGGCTGTTGAGGGCCGGTGGCGGTCCAGGCCGAAGCGCAACTTTTGTAGCGGCATCGAAATTCCAGGTTGTTACCGCCCCGTAGTTTGGCAGCATAGGCGGGCGCAACGGACTTTCCTGACTCAGCCAAACCTCACTCAATCCGCGTCCTTTAGCCGCTTCGATCATACCCGCCGTGAGGGTCTGGTTGTTAGCGGCACTCATACCATCGGTTTTGGCGCGGGCCATTAGTTTAGCGGCCACCTGATTACCCAGATCAGCACCAGCCGTTAAGTCGCTCGCTACGTTCATACCCGCCCATAAACGGCTGTTTTTATGCTCGGCCAGTTTGGCGTCCAGGTAAGGGCCTTCGCCGGGAAACATCGCTTTTAATACTGTATAGGATGCAGCCGCCACCACCGCATCTTCCGACGGATAGGCCGGTAGAGCCGAAGCTGGTAAGGCGACCCGAACGGTTGCATCGACTTTTGAGGGAGCCGACCGGTTGAATTTGTACTTGTAATTCCAGGTGGCTACCAGTGCATCGTATTGCGCTACGCTCAGGTAGGCAAATGCGCGGGCTGAATAGGGCGGGTTAGAAAACGGAAACTTCGGATCGGCCAGTGGGTTGGCAGCATCGGGCAGCGGGTATTTCCCATCGGCATTTGAGGCTGGCGGCACGTTGTAGCGGGCGGCCAGTTCGCGGGCAATTTCGTTCCAGCGGTATACGGCACCAGTGCCCCAGTACACAACGGCTTCCTGTTGTTCCTGCGTTAAACTCGCCGATTTGGTTTTTAAATCAGCAACTTCAGCGAGGTAATCGGCGGAGGTTACCGCTGTTGGCGTGGCCACGGTTACGTCGGTGGGAGCAGTAAGGATGTATGTTTTCCAAGCACCGGCTTTCTCATCGACGCTGGCGGGTGCGTACCCCACGCGTTGCGGCTCGGTAATACTTTTATCGCAGGAAATGATGGCGGCTGATAAACCGATCATCAGGCAGCTGATGGTAAGTAATTGACTGTATTTTTTCATGGCGCTACGGCGATCCAGTTATTTTTTAAAATTGATTTGATACAACAAGCCCAGCATATAGCTCGTGCTCTGGCCTACATTCACCCCATCAACCACGTACCCGACGCGGGCATTGACGCCAATGTTGTGCGGCTGCACTTTGGCATACCAGCCCACCGAGGTAGCCTGCATGTTATTGGTCGGAAACGGCATATCGTTCCGGCGAATGTTGTCGCCATTCAGGCAGGACATGCGCTCGGCCCAGAATTCCGTTTGAAAGCCTTTCCGCAGCACACCTAACCGAACGGCGGCATCATAGGTATTGGGCACCTGTACTTCGTTTGTGTTATAGACCCGGTCGTTGGCCTGATAGGCGTCCTGGTCGATACGGGTGTTGCTGCGCCAGCCGTAGCTGCCATGCGCTGTTACATAAAGCCCGGTTTTACGTTCCCGGTAATTGAGCAACAGGCGCCCGGTAACGGTGCGGCACTGCAACCCGATCGACATTGGTAGAAAATTCGGCACATAATTACCGACTGGAATAGACCCACCCACAACGGCATTGACCGAGAATCCGCCAACCTGCACGGCTTTGACTTTCAGCCAGGCCGATACATCCTGAATGCCATGCTGCCCCATCAGGTTGCCTGCACTGGTACTGGTCCAGACATACGGCAGACTCAAAATAACGTTAACACGCTTGCTGATGCCGATAACGGGCATGAGCATAAAACTCTGCGTCGTTTGCGTACCGATGTTCAGGTTTTCGCGTTTCAGGCTTCCCTCCCAGTACTGATTCCAGGAGCTGTAACCGTACATGCCAGCCACACAGATTTGCCGCTTACTCATATATATCGCATCCTGCGGCATCTGGGCCTGAGCCGCAAAGGGCGTCAGAAAAGCAGCAACGATAAGGCATTTTAGACTTCTTTTCATTGGTTGGTTCTTTACTATACGATGGAGGTGTAGTGGATTGGTTGAGTAGTTAATTGTCAACTACTCAACCAATCCACTACTAGACTATTCAACTACTTAAAACCAGCGGGATACGTTGATCGAAACCAGGTAATCGGCAAAAGCAGCATCGCCATGTTTCAGACCCAGTGGGTCCAGGCGATCAGCATAACTGGTAATCCGGTTGCGATACACGGCAACAGGCACCGTGGCAGCTATCGACGTTTTGTGGCGCATGTACGACACGCCCGGCTCTACCGAGACGATATAACCCGGACGACGGAAACCGCTGCTGCCACCAAAGGCATCAATAGCCGGAACACCTTCAACCCGGCCGCCCAGCATAATAGCCAGGCCCGGAATCGCCTTGATTGACTGGCTCAAGCCAATACGAGCCGCAAACTGATCGGCTACGGAGAACTTACCCGTTACGAGGTCAATTGTAGTCGCTTCCGGGCTGCGTACAGTGCTGTTCGTTTCGCGTGGATTAAACAGGTAAAACCCATTCGCATAGGCCGTTAACGTTTTCGTTAGCGATACATATCCCTGAAGCTCAACGCTGACACCCACTCCGCCATCGCCTAACTGGATTGACTGATCGACAGGCTTGTTGATCGTATAATCGACCCCTTCTTTGGTGAGTTTATGAAAATTGTCAGTTACGCCATAGTTGCCCGTTGGCAGTTTGACACCCAACCCGACCGATAAGTTTGCTTTGGGCAGTTTGACAGGATTAACCAGCCAGTAGCTTCCCGAAAGGCGCAAATCGCCGATTCCCTGTGAGCCGGTATGAAAGCGTTTTTGCTCTGGATTTTGCGCGACGGTGTTGCCATAATGTTCATAAAGCGACGAGCGGTCATTGTCCTGAAGCGGCAGATTGACCGAAAAAGATAACCGCTGATTGACCATGTAGGTAAGCCCCAGGTCGATAGCGTGCGACACATTGATCACGTTGGTACCCTGTTCAACGCGCTGTTTTTGTTCTTCATCGCCCACAAAGTGCTTGTAGGACCGAAAGAAGCGGTAACCTGCCGATACCTGCCAGTGACCGGTACGTTGTTTGAAATAATCGGCAGAACCCGCCGGAGCAGCACAGCTCATGTGCCGAACGGCTACACAACCTTGCGCCGATACCGGGGCATTGGAAAGTACTATATAGGCAAACGCCAGAACGATTGTATAAATCGACTTCATGTAAAGAAATGTCTGAGATGGAAAATGAATGGACCATGGGATGACCCACAACGACAGGGCCGACGCAGCGCATAGGTTGTGCAAACACAAACCAGTATGGCCTATCAGTCCATCAGCATGATCAAAACCCGTCTAATCGCGGAGCCGAAACAGCTGAGCAGCAGGCTACAACCAGGAATGGTAAATTGATAGCAGTCACATAGTATAGTGTAGCCGTTTCAACGATACCAGCGCAGGTATCGAACGAATACGACTTATCTACACGAAAATGTGCAGACAAATAACCAGCAAAAGCTACGTCAATTTAGATCCGGAAACGCGATCAGGAATTCACCTCAGACTTCGGGAGGGGGAGAATGAACGGGGAGGGCGCGGGCAGCAAACACAAACAGAACGTTTGGAATGCGGACGGCTTCGCGCCAGCCAGGGGAGAGAAAGTTGAAAATGGATCCTGGATTAGGGGAGTATTCCTTTAGCAGGAATTTAAGAAGCTGATTGGCTTTTTTGTGCGGGTCTGTTGCCCCTGAAATATGGTCGTTTAGAAACGACAGCAAATCGCTCTGCCAGAACGAATGACTTTCGGACTGTAAACCCGTTATATGCAGTACATCGCCCTGTACTTCCAGACTTACCACACTGTAGTACTGCCCCCGGTAACTAAATCCATCGGAGGTCGTTCGGGTAATGGCACTGGCATCGGGCTGGCCTTTCAGGGGAATCTGAAACTCGACCATGCTATCCACCGACCGGTACACCATGAGCTGTTCCGACAGGTCATGCTCTGCCTGCCACCACGTACCCACAAACACCAGCACATACGCCAGGGTGTGGTAGAGGAACAAGCCAAAGAGACCGATGGATACTGCTTTCTTCACAAGTGTGATCAGTGAAACTTTTCTCAAAAATAATACTAATTTCTTAACAAAAACTAATCACTCTAGTTAACCGCTATTTTTTAATCAGTTTATAGGAATCTGTACAACGAACGGGGCCGCCTATTGTACAGATTCCTATAAGTAGCGCAATTCGGATTGTCCACTGCAATCAAAAGGCGTAGATTTGTGTTAGTAGACTACTGCATGATTTACGACAACCACAACCGCCCTATTTCCTATCTCCGGCTGGCCGTTACGGACCGCTGCAACTTGCGGTGCTTTTACTGCATGCCCGAAGAAGGCATAAAGTACCTGCCTAAACATCAGGTACTGTCCTATGAAGAGATGGAACGGCTGGTGCGCGTGTTGGCGAAACTGGGCGTTGAGAAAGTTCGTATCACGGGTGGTGAACCGTTCGTACGAGCTGGTTTGATGGACTTTCTGCATCGGCTAGCCGAGATTGATGGCCTCAACGACATTTCGCTGACAACCAATGGCGTATTGACGGCTCCGCACATACCGGCTCTGGCCGCTCTTGGCGTTAAATCAGTTAACTTGAGTCTGGATACCCTCGACCGGGCACGATTCCATAAAATTACCCGGCGCGATGAGTTGCCAGCCGTGTTGAAAACCCTGGATGCACTGCTGGAAGCGGGTATTCAAACCAAAATCAACGCCGTTGTTATGGATGGTCAGAATACGCAGGATCTGGTGCCATTGACGGAAATGACCCGCACCATGCCTGTCGATGTGCGGTTTATTGAAGAAATGCCGTTCAACGGCGAAGGGAGCCATTACCCGGTGCTCAACTGGACTCACAAACGCATTATTGAGGAAATCCGGGCGCATTTCCCTGATCTACAAAAACTACTCGATCCACCATTTTCGACGTCGGCCAACTACCAGATTCCGGGACATCAGGGGACTATTGGCGTCATTGCCGCTTTCAGCAGGACCTTCTGCGGCACCTGCAACCGCATTCGCATGACGGCGCAGGGAACGCTTAAAACCTGTTTGTATGATGACGGCGTTCTCGATGTTCGGGCGCTAATGCGCAGTGGTGCTTCCGACGAAGAACTCACAACCGCTTTCCTGAAAGCCTTTTCTCATCGCCCCGCCAACGGTTTCGAAGCCGAACAAAAACGGGATACCGTTACCGAGTCAATGTCTACGATTGGGGGGTAATGAACGCTGGCGCGGGTTTGAACCGCACGGGCGGCCCCGCCGTGCCTTTTTATATAGCCAGCATTCGCTGGCGTTCCAGCTTATTTATCCGCGTCAGTAAATACTGACGAAATAAGAGGCACGGGCGAATGCCCGCGCCAGCAACGCACTTCCTACCGCATCATGGCGGGAACACCTTCCAGGTATTTATTCGTGAACAACGCATCCACGTCCATCCGTTGAATCAAATCACCGGTAGGATCGGTAAGCAAGTGATTGCGAATCATCCAGTTGACAAACGATACCCAGACATTCCGGTGCATAAAGCCCCAATGGCCTTCTCCATCCAGATAATAGCTGGAAACCATTTGCTGACTTTGCTCGACAAAATTCCGTTTTAAGCTTGGGTGATTTGCCGTTTTCATTAAAATTCGGGCGGCTTCGTCGGGATTTTTGATGGCATACCGGTAGCCAGCCGCTGTTTCCTGCAAAAACCGTTTCAAAGCGTCACCGTTTTCTTCCGTCCATTTACTATGGCCGGTAAGAACGGGGTTGTATCCATACGGTATTTCGAACTCATCAAATAAAAACTGATTCAGTTCTACACCCTGAATATCGGCCAGTACACCCTCCCAGGTTAACCAGCACCAGGCAGCATCGACTTCCCGGGTCAATAAGGCACGCCAGATTCCCGACAAGCCTGATTTATGCGACACAAACTGACCACGACCATCGTCGTTCTGGATCATCTGCCGAATAATATCTTCCTCATATCGAGCACCGTATGAAGCATATACTTTACCATCCAGATCTTTCGGTCGGCTGATACCGCTTTCTTTCAATGTAACAATAGCACTAACGTCGCGGGCCAGTACAGAAGCCACTGCTAGTAACGGCACTCCATTTGTCTGGTAACTAACAACGCTTTCGGAGGGGGTAATACCTAGTTCGGCATTACCCTGAGCAACGCGCCGGGCGGGTGGTGTCTGGTAATTATCCTGATCGGGCAATATAAATTCAACATCAAGGCCGACCCGCTCATAATCTCCTTTTGCCAGAGCGACATAAAATCCTGTGTGGTTTGTATTTGGCGTCCGGTCGAGGGCTAAGCGAATTTTCGTGTTCATAATATTCGGTACTGCTACGGCTTCTTTATATGTCAGATCAAAAAACTAAACGGTCATTCAGGCAACTATAGACAAAAGTAATCAATTGAAAACAAACAGATTAACCTAATAATCAGGATCAGTTAATACCTACTTACCGTATGCCATTAATTAACTACAGAGTTGATGTAAGGTTTTTAAAAAATGACCTTACTACCCAATAAAAATGCAAAGGTGCAACGACTAAAAAACGTGTTCAATGACATGCGTCAGTAAACACGTTTGCACTAATTATCAACCTACAAATAGAATCTCATCAGCCAGGGCTTTTTCGTATTTTTCTTTACTGAATCGATATAAATAAGGGGCTTTATGTGCGCCACCCGTTTTGCGTTCGTCAAGCCGTTCAAGAATACCGTAGCCCAGCATCCGTTTCTGAAAATTCCGCCGGTCGAGCGGCTGGCCAAGAATCGTTTCGTAAAGTTGTTGCAGATCGGGCATGGTAAACTTATCAGGCAACAAATTATAGCCGATAGGCTGATAGCTCAATTGCCGACGCAACGTTTTCAAGGCCAGTGTAATCATGTCATTATGATCAAAGAGCAGGAGTGGAATTTGGTTGATGTCCCACCAGCGACACTCTGCGGCAAAAAAATCGGGTGTGGGTGTCACGCCGGCAAACTCGACCAGCGCATAATAACCAACGGAAACATCGCGGCTGGCAAATTCCTTCAGCGCTTCGTCGGGTAGCCCCAGCTTGGTCAATGTTTCCTCCCGGCTGTAGTTTTTATATCGGATCACATCGCCGAAAGTGTGAAACTGTTGCAGGAATAGTTCACTCAGCCCCGTGCGTTCCCGTAAGCTACGGTAGGCAGCCGTCTCCAGATTTTCTTCA contains:
- a CDS encoding ABC transporter substrate-binding protein, whose protein sequence is MNTKIRLALDRTPNTNHTGFYVALAKGDYERVGLDVEFILPDQDNYQTPPARRVAQGNAELGITPSESVVSYQTNGVPLLAVASVLARDVSAIVTLKESGISRPKDLDGKVYASYGARYEEDIIRQMIQNDDGRGQFVSHKSGLSGIWRALLTREVDAAWCWLTWEGVLADIQGVELNQFLFDEFEIPYGYNPVLTGHSKWTEENGDALKRFLQETAAGYRYAIKNPDEAARILMKTANHPSLKRNFVEQSQQMVSSYYLDGEGHWGFMHRNVWVSFVNWMIRNHLLTDPTGDLIQRMDVDALFTNKYLEGVPAMMR
- a CDS encoding NUDIX hydrolase translates to MEYKKELERLISDLKTNYLPSVSMDLVIFGFHDGQLKVLLLRWKETDDWCLPGGRIRHEENLETAAYRSLRERTGLSELFLQQFHTFGDVIRYKNYSREETLTKLGLPDEALKEFASRDVSVGYYALVEFAGVTPTPDFFAAECRWWDINQIPLLLFDHNDMITLALKTLRRQLSYQPIGYNLLPDKFTMPDLQQLYETILGQPLDRRNFQKRMLGYGILERLDERKTGGAHKAPYLYRFSKEKYEKALADEILFVG